One window from the genome of Micromonospora aurantiaca ATCC 27029 encodes:
- a CDS encoding response regulator transcription factor: MTTAAPPGLVLVVEDEPAIADLVRLYLTRDGFGVHLERDGEAGLAAARRLRPVACVLDIALPGLAGTEICRRLRAAGDWTPVIFLTARDDEVDRVVGLELGADDYVTKPFSPRELLARLRAVLRRTAGVPAEQPRTLGAVTLDPARRTVTAGGTPVQLTSTEFDLLAHLMARPGRVFTREELLAGVWGYAAHAGTRTVDVHVAQVRAKLGPDSVIRTHRGVGYAADA, translated from the coding sequence GTGACCACCGCCGCCCCGCCCGGGCTCGTCCTCGTGGTGGAGGACGAGCCGGCCATCGCCGACCTGGTCCGGCTCTACCTGACCCGGGACGGGTTCGGCGTACACCTGGAACGTGACGGCGAGGCCGGGCTGGCCGCCGCGCGGCGCCTGCGCCCGGTGGCCTGCGTGCTCGACATCGCGCTGCCCGGCCTGGCCGGCACCGAGATCTGCCGCCGCCTGCGCGCGGCGGGTGACTGGACGCCTGTCATCTTCCTCACCGCCCGCGACGACGAGGTGGACCGCGTCGTCGGGCTGGAACTGGGCGCTGACGACTACGTCACCAAGCCGTTCAGCCCGCGCGAACTGCTCGCCCGGCTGCGGGCGGTGCTGCGCCGCACCGCCGGCGTGCCCGCCGAGCAGCCCCGCACGCTCGGCGCCGTCACACTCGACCCGGCCCGGCGGACCGTGACGGCCGGCGGTACGCCGGTGCAGCTCACCTCCACCGAGTTCGACCTGCTCGCGCACCTGATGGCGCGGCCCGGCCGGGTGTTCACACGGGAGGAGCTGCTGGCGGGCGTGTGGGGGTACGCGGCGCACGCCGGCACCCGGACCGTCGACGTGCACGTGGCGCAGGTGCGGGCCAAACTCGGCCCGGACAGCGTGATCCGCACCCATCGGGGCGTCGGGTACGCCGCCGATGCCTGA